A single Muntiacus reevesi chromosome 9, mMunRee1.1, whole genome shotgun sequence DNA region contains:
- the ZNF214 gene encoding zinc finger protein 214 isoform X1: MAVTFEDVTVIFTWEEWKFLDSSQKKLYREVMWENYTNVMLVGNWKESCKPQEERFRYLEHENLSCWQGWKTASTQIYENKNCVEMVQGIDSKDLKQQHLSHYQEWSTLPTQVAGYGNYELTFESKSPRNLKYTKYIPCQSLERKHSEDDGRKIYVSDSYGFQGCRYHVGISRKNLSMEKEQKLICQHSIPGQEAFPEYIGQICQNDLLKGSMEEKYCGCKKCKEIYYWNSQCILHKRSQLGEKFYPCSISPTCFPQRSDLYRHPRIHTGKQLYRCDEVASNLSQSFGVHVHQRAHPGEVPYICNVCSNSFSQIPRLHHHQRVHLEEKLYKLQCDKDLGRNSLLHIHQRLHIGEKPFKCDQCGKSFSRSSVLHVHQRVHTGEKPYKCDECGKGFSQSSNLRIHQLVHTGEKSYKCGDCGKGFTQRSNLQIHQRVHTGEKPYKCDNCGKDFSHSSDLRIHQRVHTGEKPYICHECGKGFSKSSKLHTHQRVHTGEKPYKCEQCGKGFSQRSHLLIHQRVHTGEKPYKCDDCGKGFSHSSNLHIHQRIHTGEKPYQCAKCGKGFSHSSALRIHQRVHTGEKTYKCHEYYTGFNQNSHLYNNCRRETL; this comes from the exons ATGGCAGTAACATTTGAAGATGTGACTGTTATTTTTACTTGGGAGGAGTGGAAATTCTTGGATTCTTCTCAGAAAAAGCTCTACAGAGAGGTCATGTGGGAGAATTACACAAATGTCATGTTAGTAG GAAATTGGAAAGAGAGCTGCAAACCCCAGGAAGAAAGATTCAGATATTTAGAACATGAAAATCTTTCCTGCTGGCAGGGCTGGAAGACTGCCAGCACTCAGATATATGAGAATAAAAACTGTGTGGAAATGGTTCAAGGTATAGATTCCAAAGACCTAAAGCAGCAACACCTTTCTCACTATCAAGAATGGTCAACACTCCCCACACAAGTAGCAGGGTATGGGAACTATGAACTGACTTTTGAAAGCAAAAGTCCCAGGAACTTAAAATATACCAAGTATATACCTTGTCAGTCCTTAGAAAGAAAACACTCTGAAGATGATGGTAGAAAAATCTATGTGAGTGATTCATATGGTTTTCAAGGATGCAGATACCATGTTGGCATATCCAGGAAAAATCTCTCTATGGAAAAAGAACAGAAGCTCATATGTCAGCATTCTATCCCAGGACAGGAAGCCTTTCCAGAGTACATTGGGCAGATATGCCAAAACGACCTGCTGAAAGGCTCTATGGAAGAGAAATACTGTGGatgtaaaaaatgtaaagaaatttaTTACTGGAACTCACAGTGTAttctccacaagagaagtcaacTTGGAGAAAAGTTCTATCCATGCTCCATCAGCCCCACATGCTTCCCTCAGAGATCAGACCTATACAGACATCCAAGAATCCACACCGGTAAGCAGCTGTACAGATGTGACGAAGTTGCCAGTAACCTTAGTCAGAGCTTCGGTGTTCACGTTCATCAGAGAGCCCACCCAGGGGAGGTACCTTATATATGTAACGTGTGTAGTAATAGCTTCAGTCAGATCCCCAGGCTTCACCATCATCAAAGAGTCCACCTGGAAGAGAAACTCTATAAATTGCAGTGTGATAAGGACCTCGGTAGAAATTCATTGCTTCACATTCACCAGAGACTTCACATAGGAGAGAAGCCTTTTAAGTGTGATCAGTGTGGTAAGAGTTTTAGTCGGAGTTCAGTACTTCATGTTCATCAGAGAGTCCACAccggagagaaaccatataagtGTGATGAATGTGGTAAAGGCTTCAGTCAGAGCTCAAATCTTCGAATTCATCAGTTAGTCCACACAGGAGAAAAGTCCTATAAATGTGGTGACTGTGGTAAGGGCTTTACCCAGCGCTCAAATCTTCAAATCCATCAGAGAGTGCATACAGGAGAGAAGCCATACAAATGTGACAACTGTGGGAAGGACTTTAGTCACAGCTCAGATCTTCGCATTCATCAGAGGGTCCATACGGGGGAGAAACCCTATATTTGTCATGAATGTGGGAAGGGCTTCAGCAAGAGTTCAAAACTTCACACTCATCAAAGAGtgcatactggagagaaaccttataaatgtgaaCAGTGTGGTAAAGGTTTCAGTCAGCGTTCACATCTTCTCATTCATCAGAGAGTCCATACAGGAGAAAAACCCTATAAATGTGATGACTGTGGAAAGGGCTTTAGTCACAGTTCAAATCTTCATATTCACCAGAGGAtccacacaggagagaagcctTATCAATGTGCTAAGTGTGGTAAGGGTTTCAGCCACAGCTCAGCTCTTCGAATTCATCAGAGAGTCCACACAGGAGAGAAAACTTATAAATGCCATGAGTATTACACGGGATTCAACCAGAATTCACATCTTTACAATAACTGCAGAAGAGAAACCTTGTAA
- the ZNF214 gene encoding zinc finger protein 214 isoform X2 translates to MVQGIDSKDLKQQHLSHYQEWSTLPTQVAGYGNYELTFESKSPRNLKYTKYIPCQSLERKHSEDDGRKIYVSDSYGFQGCRYHVGISRKNLSMEKEQKLICQHSIPGQEAFPEYIGQICQNDLLKGSMEEKYCGCKKCKEIYYWNSQCILHKRSQLGEKFYPCSISPTCFPQRSDLYRHPRIHTGKQLYRCDEVASNLSQSFGVHVHQRAHPGEVPYICNVCSNSFSQIPRLHHHQRVHLEEKLYKLQCDKDLGRNSLLHIHQRLHIGEKPFKCDQCGKSFSRSSVLHVHQRVHTGEKPYKCDECGKGFSQSSNLRIHQLVHTGEKSYKCGDCGKGFTQRSNLQIHQRVHTGEKPYKCDNCGKDFSHSSDLRIHQRVHTGEKPYICHECGKGFSKSSKLHTHQRVHTGEKPYKCEQCGKGFSQRSHLLIHQRVHTGEKPYKCDDCGKGFSHSSNLHIHQRIHTGEKPYQCAKCGKGFSHSSALRIHQRVHTGEKTYKCHEYYTGFNQNSHLYNNCRRETL, encoded by the coding sequence ATGGTTCAAGGTATAGATTCCAAAGACCTAAAGCAGCAACACCTTTCTCACTATCAAGAATGGTCAACACTCCCCACACAAGTAGCAGGGTATGGGAACTATGAACTGACTTTTGAAAGCAAAAGTCCCAGGAACTTAAAATATACCAAGTATATACCTTGTCAGTCCTTAGAAAGAAAACACTCTGAAGATGATGGTAGAAAAATCTATGTGAGTGATTCATATGGTTTTCAAGGATGCAGATACCATGTTGGCATATCCAGGAAAAATCTCTCTATGGAAAAAGAACAGAAGCTCATATGTCAGCATTCTATCCCAGGACAGGAAGCCTTTCCAGAGTACATTGGGCAGATATGCCAAAACGACCTGCTGAAAGGCTCTATGGAAGAGAAATACTGTGGatgtaaaaaatgtaaagaaatttaTTACTGGAACTCACAGTGTAttctccacaagagaagtcaacTTGGAGAAAAGTTCTATCCATGCTCCATCAGCCCCACATGCTTCCCTCAGAGATCAGACCTATACAGACATCCAAGAATCCACACCGGTAAGCAGCTGTACAGATGTGACGAAGTTGCCAGTAACCTTAGTCAGAGCTTCGGTGTTCACGTTCATCAGAGAGCCCACCCAGGGGAGGTACCTTATATATGTAACGTGTGTAGTAATAGCTTCAGTCAGATCCCCAGGCTTCACCATCATCAAAGAGTCCACCTGGAAGAGAAACTCTATAAATTGCAGTGTGATAAGGACCTCGGTAGAAATTCATTGCTTCACATTCACCAGAGACTTCACATAGGAGAGAAGCCTTTTAAGTGTGATCAGTGTGGTAAGAGTTTTAGTCGGAGTTCAGTACTTCATGTTCATCAGAGAGTCCACAccggagagaaaccatataagtGTGATGAATGTGGTAAAGGCTTCAGTCAGAGCTCAAATCTTCGAATTCATCAGTTAGTCCACACAGGAGAAAAGTCCTATAAATGTGGTGACTGTGGTAAGGGCTTTACCCAGCGCTCAAATCTTCAAATCCATCAGAGAGTGCATACAGGAGAGAAGCCATACAAATGTGACAACTGTGGGAAGGACTTTAGTCACAGCTCAGATCTTCGCATTCATCAGAGGGTCCATACGGGGGAGAAACCCTATATTTGTCATGAATGTGGGAAGGGCTTCAGCAAGAGTTCAAAACTTCACACTCATCAAAGAGtgcatactggagagaaaccttataaatgtgaaCAGTGTGGTAAAGGTTTCAGTCAGCGTTCACATCTTCTCATTCATCAGAGAGTCCATACAGGAGAAAAACCCTATAAATGTGATGACTGTGGAAAGGGCTTTAGTCACAGTTCAAATCTTCATATTCACCAGAGGAtccacacaggagagaagcctTATCAATGTGCTAAGTGTGGTAAGGGTTTCAGCCACAGCTCAGCTCTTCGAATTCATCAGAGAGTCCACACAGGAGAGAAAACTTATAAATGCCATGAGTATTACACGGGATTCAACCAGAATTCACATCTTTACAATAACTGCAGAAGAGAAACCTTGTAA